A stretch of DNA from Endozoicomonas sp. 8E:
TCACCAGTACGGGTATCGATTTTCAGAACTTCACCTTCAGTGATAAACAAAGGCACCTTCACGGAAGCGCCTGTACTTAGTCTGGCTGGCTTGGAGCCGCCCTGGGCGGTATCACCTTTCAGGCCCGGATCGGTTTCAATGACTTCCAGTTCTACGAAATTAGGTGCGCTCACAGAAAGGGGGGATCCGTTATACAGGGTTACAGAGTATACTTCCTGCTCTTTGAGCCAATCGAGAGTGTCTCCCACGGCTTCCCTGCTGGCAGCGTGCTGCTCGAAAGAACCGTCAGTCATCATGAAGTGCCAGAATTCACCGTCGGTATACAGGTACTCCATGTCATAGTCCATCACGTCTGCCGCTTCGATGCTTTCACCAGACTTGAAGGTACGCTCCCAGACACGGTTGCTCATCAGGTTGCGGAACTTGACGCGGTTGAAGGCCTGACCTTTACCCGGTTTTACAAACTCGTTCTCAATAATGACGCAGGGATCACCTTCCAGCATCACTTTGAGACCCGAACGAAATTCGTTGGTACTATAACTAGCCATTGGACACTACCAGCAAAATGAAAACCCCT
This window harbors:
- the efp gene encoding elongation factor P — translated: MASYSTNEFRSGLKVMLEGDPCVIIENEFVKPGKGQAFNRVKFRNLMSNRVWERTFKSGESIEAADVMDYDMEYLYTDGEFWHFMMTDGSFEQHAASREAVGDTLDWLKEQEVYSVTLYNGSPLSVSAPNFVELEVIETDPGLKGDTAQGGSKPARLSTGASVKVPLFITEGEVLKIDTRTGEYVGRVK